Genomic DNA from Pungitius pungitius chromosome 12, fPunPun2.1, whole genome shotgun sequence:
gagaaggagcgcaTGCTGGCCGAGCTGGAGGAGTTCGCCTTCAGGGGCTGCCCGCATGTGGTGGGCTGCCGGGCTCAGGACGCCGGGCAGCTGGAGAACTCGGTGAGGTCTCCACGGACCGTGACCACCTGTCCCGGGGTTACAGGTCTTCATGTGATGGAGGTGTTTTGTGTCTCGAGTCCGCCACTCTGATCTATAATTCCCCCTTTTTCTGGCCTATTAACTTTAATTCTAATTAGTTGGTGCTTCTCTTAGTGCTTAACTGCATATTTTGGAGTTTAAATGTATTAGTTGGATACAAGATTTAAGATTTGTGGCATTTTAAAACCAGTAATGAATGTTTATTTGTCAGATAAATAATTAAGGGTCAAATCCAGGTCGTGCTGATGCATCAAGGAGAAAAGCACGGACTAATCCGCAGCCGGACCCATCGATGGGACTTCTGTACACACGCGtgtaaatgcacacacatgacGTGCGCACACAtgacgtgcgcacacacagggTCTCTGTGGGGATGAACTCCGATGCGACCTCCTGATTAAGCTGATTTGAGGCGGGCTGGTTGCGTCGCACTCGAAGGCCTCTCCCTCCACGTCGCCTGCGTTCCCGTTGAACTCGTATCTCTGTTGGAAAACATGCTGCTTTTGTGTTGACTCACCTGCTGCAGcctcgatggggggggggaggcctccAGCAGATTGCTTTTTTAGTTTAATAACGAACGCTGGAGGGCCCGTTGTTTTCCTCCCAGCTTCTTTGCGTTTGCAGTCTTAACTGAAAGTGTCTCTGTGTCATTTCTCCTTTGTCGCATGCCTGACTTGAAGGGAGACCTGGTGAGTATGAggcctgttggtttgtgtgtttttgtgtaagtGTCGTGACACAAGTGCagaaacgcccccccccgctgagtaTCTTGACAAACAGAATCAAACGTCTCTTTTAGAAAAGCCACGAAACCGCTTAAATGTTGACACCGCTGGTCCTGTAGGCATCATTGTGCGTCTGCGTGTGCTTCTCCTGTCAGACTGAGAGGGAGAAGCGGGAGCGCCTGGAGGctcagagggagaaacagaaggATCTCATTTTCCAGCTGAAGACCCAGCTGGATGACCTGGAGCGCTTCGCCTACCAGGAGGGCAGCTACGACTCGCTGCCGCAGTCCGTCGTCATGGAGAGACAGAAGGTGCGCGAGAGACGAGCCTGTGGGGGGGCGTAACTGCGTCCAGGCGACATGCGACTTCCGTCTTTCTGTTTCTACCAAATTGAATTTGAATGCAAACTAGACGTCCACCACTGCGTCCACCACCGCTCCTTAACCTTCGGCCTGCCTTCACAATCGCCAGGTCATCATTGACGAGTTGATCAAAAAGCTGGACGTGAACTTGAACGAGGACATCGGGAACTCGTCGCCCGAGGAGCTGCGGCGGAGGGTGGACGCCGCCATCGCTCAGATCGTGAACCCAGCCAGGGTCAAAGAGCAGCTGGTGGATCAGCTCAAGACGCAGATCAGAGACCTGGAGATGTTCATCAACTTCATCCAGGGTACGCGGGCCAAGCATGTGGATACCGATCCCCCGGGCCGGGTCGTTTTCAATTCAGTTTATGTAATTATTGTGCTTTTCTCTCCCCGAAGATGAGGTGGGGAACCCGCTCTTATCAGACGGTGGACCCAGCCAGCAGCCACGAGCATCCGGGACCAATACCAGAGCTCCAGGAGTGAAGACAAAAGGTCAGTCCACTTTGAGGTGTGACATCTGCCCGACTGATGACCTAGATGTTTGTTTATAAAGGTGTATTTGTCAGCTATTTAGAAAGGTCCGAACCCCTTGTGTTGCTATCCAGTATTTGTTCTGATTGTTCTGGCGGCTCTCTGCAGTGGACCCCGAGCAGGCCCAGAAGATGCGAGAGACGggcctgcagctcatccagaaggCCCTCGCCGTGCTGCAGATCTTCGCCGCGAGCCAGTTCGGCTGCGCGCCGGGCCACCTCCCTCAGAGCGCGTGGCCCCCGGAGCCCACCCTGCAGGACTACGGGCCCCTGCTGCGGCGCCTGGAGGTGGCCGTGGACAAGGTGCGCGTGCTGGGCTCGCGCAGGCAGCCGTCCCTCGAGCACGTCGTCAACTACACCAGCAACTCGGCGCTGGGGCCGCGCGACGAGCTGACCGCGTCGGTGAGGAAGGAGCTGGCGACGGCCCTGAAGGACCTGCTGTCCCACGGCCTCTTCTCGCCCTCCCAGACCATGAGCCTGGTGCTGGCGCCCATCTCCTGCCTGCTGCCTTACACCCCGGCGCCACAGACCATGCACCCGTGGGAGCTCTTCGTCAAATACTACCACTCCAAGAACGGCAAAGCCTTCGTGGAGACGCCGGCCCGCCAGCTGTCCCAGTCCTTCAGCCTGCCGGTGGCGGGCGGCCCGGTGACCGTCACCCCGAAGCAGTCCCTGCTGTGGGCCGTTCACACGGTGCTGAAGGAGCACGGGCGCTACAAGCGAGGGCCGGACACGGAGTTCAAGGCGCTGGTGTGCATGGCGCTGAACGAGCAGCGGCTGGTGTCCTGGCTCAACCTGCTGTGTAAGTCCGGCACGCTGGTGCACCCGCACTACCAGTCCTGGAGCTACATGGCCCAGACCGGCTTCGAAGGAGCCCTGCGCGTCCTGGGCCGCATCAGCCACCTGAAATTCGACCTGCCGGTGGACCTGGCTGTGCGGCAGCTGAAGAACATTAAGGACGCTTTCTGAGGAGGCGACGCGTCCGGGAGCGCCGACGTCAAGTCGAGTATTTTACACGCTAAGCTACACGACTCTTACCTGTCAATCAGGGCCACAACGTGACTTTGTGCTTCGAGtatgtaaccttttttttttttttaaaggttatttAAGTAGCAGCCCATCTTAAGTGAAGTGCAAGTATGTGGTGTCGTTAGTCAATGCATGGATGATAATGTCGTGCGAGCTTCAACCATGACATCCACTCTGTTTAAGATGCCAAAACGACCACGCTCCGCGTATTGTGAACCCGCCTTAGGAGGGAGATTTGAGATTTCCTCACGTTTTAGAGAAGCCTTCCTGACCTTTATGACCTGTGCTCGCATCTTCACCCCGTGGACACGGCCGCGTCCCGACCTATGCAGCTAAGAGCGGGAGGACGTGTACAGTATTCAGTACTGTAATGCGGTCGCCACGGAGACGATCCAGGATCCTGCAGAGCATCGTGGCGCGTCGGGGGGACTTGATTGGTTCGGTGATGATTCCTGTGTA
This window encodes:
- the rundc1 gene encoding RUN domain-containing protein 1 — translated: MSTEELSASDSEAAFAGERWAPVGAVASPEDESDRGSPRRPKRSASSPATDEEMAVRLEKLEEEQHLLNSSLLALTSHFAQVQFRLKQVVHAQTEEKERMLAELEEFAFRGCPHVVGCRAQDAGQLENSTEREKRERLEAQREKQKDLIFQLKTQLDDLERFAYQEGSYDSLPQSVVMERQKVIIDELIKKLDVNLNEDIGNSSPEELRRRVDAAIAQIVNPARVKEQLVDQLKTQIRDLEMFINFIQDEVGNPLLSDGGPSQQPRASGTNTRAPGVKTKVDPEQAQKMRETGLQLIQKALAVLQIFAASQFGCAPGHLPQSAWPPEPTLQDYGPLLRRLEVAVDKVRVLGSRRQPSLEHVVNYTSNSALGPRDELTASVRKELATALKDLLSHGLFSPSQTMSLVLAPISCLLPYTPAPQTMHPWELFVKYYHSKNGKAFVETPARQLSQSFSLPVAGGPVTVTPKQSLLWAVHTVLKEHGRYKRGPDTEFKALVCMALNEQRLVSWLNLLCKSGTLVHPHYQSWSYMAQTGFEGALRVLGRISHLKFDLPVDLAVRQLKNIKDAF